One Rhizoctonia solani chromosome 1, complete sequence DNA window includes the following coding sequences:
- a CDS encoding RNA recognition motif protein codes for MSKRLYLGRLPNVQKFFDGYGKIVDCRVMSGFGFVEFENSRDAEDIVTNFNGKTFLGQNIIVEFAKENRRRDNYDDRGPPVRSRRPAGFRVIVQGLSRDTSWQDLKDFAREAGSVSFADVDRDSPNTGIIEYVSQSDAENAVRTLDGRDLRGAPVRVTADERGGSGRERDRDRDYHRRDRSRSPRRDRDYDRRDHRDRDHRDDRRDYRDDRRDHRDDRRDHRERRDDHRRSPRRDDRDLDNDRYGYDHRNDRDRRDY; via the exons CGTTCAAAAATTCTTTGACGGATATGGTAAAATTGTTGACTGTCGTGTCATGTCTGGCTTCGGCTTTGTGGAGTTTGAGAACAGCAGA GATGCGGAAGACATTGTCACCAACTTCAATGGCAAAACCTTTTTGGGCCAAAACATCATTGTCGAATTTGCCAAGGAAAACCGCCGGCGCGACAACTATGACGACCGCGG ACCTCCAGTTCGCTCTCGCAGGCCAGCAGGATTCCGAGTTATTGTACAAGGATTGTCGAGGGATACCAGTTGGCAG GATCTCAAGGACTTTGCCCGCGAGGCCGGCTCCGTTTCATTTGCCGATGTGGACCGCGATTCTCCCAATACAGG TATCATCGAGTATGTTTCACAAAGTGACGCTGAGAATGCGGTTCGCACCCTAGATGGTCGTGACCTCCGGGGTGCTCCAGTTCGAGTCACAGCTGATGAG CGTGGTGGAAGCGGGCGTGAGCGTGATAGGGACCGTGATTATCACCGTCGCGATCGCTCTCGTTCTCCCCGCCGTGATCGCGACTACGATCGCCGAGACCATCGTGACCGTGACCACAGGGACGATAG ACGTGATTATCGGGACGACCGCCGTGATCACAGGGATGATAGGCGCGACCATCGTGAAAGACGCGATGACCATCGTCGCTCTCCCCGTCGTGATGACAGGGACCTCGACAA TGACCGCTACGGATACGACCATAGGAACGACCGCGATCGTCGTGATTACTAA